The Microbacterium forte sequence GCCTGACTCGCGCCACGAACGGTGGTCGCGGGTCGCGAGGAAGAGGAGACACCATGGCCGACAGCACGCCAGACCCCCGCAGCCAGCATCGCCAGGAGGAGTTCCCGGGGCAGCAGCAGGACCAGCCGGGGCTGACCGATCAGATGCGGCCGGTTCCCGACCACGGTGAGCAGTCATACGTCGGTCACGCGCGGCTCGAGGGCCGTCGAGCCCTGATCACGGGTGGCGACTCCGGAATCGGTCGGGGCGTCGCCATCGCCTTCGCCCGGGAGGGCGCGGACGTGGCGATCGTGCACATGCCGGAGGAGCAGTCGGATGCCGACGACACGATCGAGCTCATCCGCGCCGAAGGCAGGCAGGGGCTCAGCCTCGCCGGGGATCTGCGGGACGAGGCCTTCGCGACGGAGGTGGTCTCCGAGACGAGGAGCGGCCTCGGCGGGCTGGACATCCTGGTGCTCAACGCCGCCTACCAGCACGACATCGACGGCTTCGAGAATCTCGAGACCGACAAGCTGCGTCGCGTGTTCGAGACGAACCTGTTCGGACTGCTGTACTCGGCCAGGGCCGCGTATCCGCATCTGGAGCCGGGGTCGAGCATCATCGTGACGGCGTCCGTGCAGGCGTTCGAGCCCTCGCCCAACCTCATCGACTACGCGATGACGAAGGCGGCACAGGTCGCATTCGTCAAGGCGCTCGCCGAAGAGGCGGGAGAACGAGGCATCCGCGTGAACGCGGTCGCCCCCGGACCCATCTGGACGCCGCTGATCCCGGCCACCGGATGGAGCGATGAGCGGGTGAAGACCTTCGG is a genomic window containing:
- a CDS encoding SDR family oxidoreductase — translated: MADSTPDPRSQHRQEEFPGQQQDQPGLTDQMRPVPDHGEQSYVGHARLEGRRALITGGDSGIGRGVAIAFAREGADVAIVHMPEEQSDADDTIELIRAEGRQGLSLAGDLRDEAFATEVVSETRSGLGGLDILVLNAAYQHDIDGFENLETDKLRRVFETNLFGLLYSARAAYPHLEPGSSIIVTASVQAFEPSPNLIDYAMTKAAQVAFVKALAEEAGERGIRVNAVAPGPIWTPLIPATGWSDERVKTFGSDTPLGRAGQPAELAGAYVYLASAESSYTSGAVLAVTGGKHL